GTGCAGCACCAAGAAAAAACGTTGTAAGGGTGCAGCCGGAGGCAGGAGACAAGATAGTGCTTCTAGGAGGAAGAACAGGACGAGACGGCTGTGGAGGAGCAACCGGTTCATCAAAGGCACATACTGAAGAATCTCTCATGACATGCGGTGCTGAGGTTCAGAAGGGTAATGCTCCTACAGAGAGAAAAATACAGCGTTTATTCAGAAATCCTGATGTAAGTACATTGATAAAAAGATGTAATGACTTTGGTGCAGGCGGTGTTTCCGTTGCAATTGGAGAATTGGCTGACGGACTTGAAATAAATCTTGACGCAGTACCAAAGAAATATGAAGGTTTGGACGGAACAGAACTGGCAATTTCAGAGTCACAAGAGCGTATGGCAGTTGTTGTTGAAGCTTGCGATGTGGAAAAATTCATAGCCCATGCAGCAGAAGAAAATTTGGAAGCAGTTGTTGTTGCGGAAGTAAAGGCAGAACCAAGACTTAAAATGTCATGGAGAGGAAATCAAATAGTTGATTTAAGCCGTGAATTCCTGAATTCAAACGGTGCAAAGCAACGAATAGACATAGAGATTTCAGCACCAAAAGAAATAACATATTTTGATGAATGTAATGAAATAGAGATAGACAGTATAAAAGAATACTGGGTTAAAAATCTGCAAAATCTTAACAGATGCAGCCAAAAAGGATTGATTGAAAGATTTGATTCAACAATAGGTGCAAATACAGTACTTATGCCTTTCGGTGGAAAAACTCAGCTTACTCCTGCGGAAGGTATGGCTGCAAAGCTGCCTCTTATGGAAGGTGATACAACAACCGGAACACTTATGTCCTTTGGATACAATCCTGATATATCAAAATGGAGTCCTTTTCATGGAGCAGTATATGCTGTTGTAGAATCAATTGCAAAAATTGTTGCTATGGGTGGTGATTACAGCAAAGCAAGGCTGACACTACAGGAGTATTTTGAAAAGCCCGGAAAAGATGCAAAGCGTTGGGGAAAACCTCTTAGCGCTTTACTTGGTGCGTACTATGCACAGATGAAGCTGGGAACGGCAGCTATCGGCGGAAAGGACAGTATGTCAGGAAGCTTTATGGACATGGATGTTCCGCCGACATTGGTTTCCTTTGCTGTAAACACAGTCAATGTAGAAAATGTAGTTTCAAATGAATTCAAAGCTGTAGGAAGCAAGGTTGTACTCCTAAAAGTAAAACTTGACGATAATATGCTTCCTGATTTTGATGAGCTTGACAAAGTATACAGTCGTGTCAATAAGCTTGCCAAAGAAAAAGCTATACTCTCTGCAAGCTCTGTAAGATCAGGCGGTATTGCTGAAATAATCAGCAAAATGGCATTTGGAAATATGATAGGATTCAAGCTTGAAGGGATAGGGGATGTTTCACTTCTGTTTAAACCTTTCTATGGTTCTTTAATCCTTGAAATACCTGAAAACATAGATTTGACAAAGGTTCTTGAAGGACTTAGATACACTGTATTGGGTGTTACAACAGGCAATTCTGAAATTAATATAAACGGAACTTTAATTGAACTTAATGAACTTGCATCTAAATGGCAGGAGCCTTTAGAAAAGGTCTTCCCTACAAGGGTAACGGAAGAACAGAAAAATGTAGTTGCATATAGTTATGAGGCAAAAACAAAAGTAAAACCTTCTGTAAAGCTTGCAAAGCCAAGAGTATTTATTCCTGTATTTCCGGGAACAAACTGTGAATACGATACCAGAAAGGTATTTGAAAATACCGGAGGAATCGTAGAAACACTGGTAATAAAGAATATGACGCATAATGACATCGAAGAGTCTATAAAGAGAATGGAAACACTGATAGATAATTCTCAGATAATCATGATTCCCGGAGGTTTCAGTGCCGGCGACGAACCTGAAGGATCAGGCAAGTTTATTGCCACTGCTTTCAGAAATCCTGTTGTCAGTGAAGCTGTCATGAAGCTTCTGAAAAACAGAGACGGATTGGTTTTGGGTATTTGTAACGGATTCCAGGCACTTGTTAAGTTAGGTCTTCTTCCATTCGGTGAAATAAGAGAAATTGACGAGGCATGTCCTACACTGACCTTTAATACAATAGGACGACATCAATCCAGTCTAGTTAAAACAAGAATAGCATCAAACCTTTCACCATGGCTCAATAACGTAAAGGTTGGTGATATTCATACAGTAGCAATATCTCACGGTGAAGGACGGTTTACTGCAAGCAGTGACGTTCTGGCTGCACTGGAAGCAAATGGACAAATAGCGACACAGTATGTTGATCTTGATGGAAAGCCCACTTATGATATATCATACAATCCTAACGGCTCAATAAATGCCATAGAAGGTATTACAAGCCCCGATGGTAGAGTTTTCGGTAAGATGGGACATTCCGAAAGAATAGGTACAAACCTGTACAAAAATGTACCAGGTGAAAAAGATCAGAAAATTTTCCAAGCCGGAATCGAGTATTTTGGGTAATAGTTGAATAAATCATAGCTGGTACAAATAATGGCAAAACTGATGACAGCCCAAAGAAAACATGTTATCATGAAAAAAAGCGGTTATATTCGGAGGTGGCTATTTATGAAGATTTCGTTTTCCACATTGGGCTGTCCGGGATGGAGTTGGGAGGATATGCTTTCAACTGCAAAGGATATAGGTTTTGACGGTATTGAAGTAAGGGGTATCGGCAATGAACTTTATGTACCTAAAGAAAAACATTTTTCAAACGATAACATAGAACTTACAAAGAAGAAATTGACTAAAATAGGTCTTGAATTACCTTGTTTGACTTCAGCGTGTTTTTTATTTGACAAGGCCAATATAGATAAACATATAAAAGAAGGTATTGATTATATTGATTTGGCTCAAAAGCTGGGTACGCCTTATGTAAGGGTTTTAGGAGATGCTCAGCCGCAACCTTCTGAAATAGATATTGATTTTGTTGCTGAAAGCCTTAAAATTCTTGCAGTCGAGGCAAAGGGGAAAGGTGTTAAATTATTAGTTGAAACCAACGGTGTATTTGCCGATTCAAAGGTTATGAAAGCATTGCTGAATAAAGTTAACTCAGACAGTGTTGGAGTACTTTGGGATATACATCACCCTGTCAGGTTTTTTAATGAATCGTTGGAATACACATACAGTAATTTGAAGGAACACATATGTTTCGTACACATCAAGGATTCAATAGTTGTTGATGGTACCATTAAATACAAAATGACCGGTTACGGTGATATTCCGGTGAAAGCTGCTGTTGAACTTCTCAAAGAGAACGGCTATAACGGATATGTCTCCCTTGAATGGGTAAAAAGATGGTGTCTTGACCTTGAGGAACCGGGTATCGTTTTTGCTCACTTTGCAGGGTATATGAAAAGTATAATATAAGATTTATAAAATCAGGGGTTGTTGCAAAACAAATTAGTTTTGTAACAGCCCCTTTTATAATGCAAATAGGAAATAATTGTTTAAATGTAAGGTAATATGTTATTATTCTTACAACATTATGACTTGCAGGAGTGATATCATGAAAAGAATACCCTTGTGTCTGGTAATGGCTGCATTTATTATATTAAGCAGCTGCGGCAGTGACAACACAGTGTTTCCTAAACACAGTACATATAGCTATAATAATGGTTCGGTAAAGGTAAATAAGTCAATAAAGACACTTAATATCAACATAGATTCAGGAAATTTACAAATATACTGCTGGGATAATGATGAAATTAAATATGAAGCAAAACATGTTGTCCGTGGGAATAAGTCCGATGAAGCTCTGCAGAAACTTTTGAAGAAATATTCTATTAAATCAAGTCAAAAAGAAAAAACAACATTTATTACAGTCTCTTACGCCGGTAAAATTAAAAAACCTCAGGATTTTTATAGTGAAATAAAGTTAACTGTTCCCCGGACTATTAAAAATATATCTATAAAACAAGATGTAGGATCTATACTAATTGAGGACAAATTTGAGGGGGATATCACAGGAGACGTGGATTCTGCTAACACTGAAATTAAGGCAATGAACGGAAAACTCATTTGGAAATGTGATACAGGAAACTTTCGCCTTGATTCGGGAAAGCTTTTGAGGGATTCCACAATAAATATAACAGCCGGAAATATATCATCAAATGCCGAGTGCCAGGATAATTCACAGTATGTATTTAAGACAGGTGCGGGCAATGTAGAATTAAGCTTTCCTAAGGATTCGGATGTTACAGTAGACAGTTACGGTACACTACAAAATAATCAGTTCACGGGTATAGATGGTAGCATAAAAATCAAAGCATCCACGGACATGGGTAAAATATCAATTAATGGATATTGATACACACCTTTTACAAAATTAATTAAAAAAAGTCTTTACTAAAAATTACTATATATTGTATAATAAGGATGATTGAGAGTCTCTTAATGATAACAAATAAAAAGGAGGTGAATACAGAGTAGGAGGAATCCGTCTACAAATTTTTTCACTGGATAAATTTCAAAGTGGTTATATGATGGGAACAGTAGCACCATTTATAAATGTACGAAATTGTAATAAAATCACTTCATTTAAGTTCTCGGAACATAAATAAAACAAATTTATGGTACCGATAACAGCCTAAAATATTAAATATAGCCAATATAATAAAATTTCCATTTAAATTGCTGAATAATGCTAAATATTTTTACAATCGTATGTGATCAGGCAGGTGTTGTGTAAAACAGCTGGCCTTTTGGGTTGTTTATAATACGGTTGGAAGAAGCTATAAATATTGACCCTTGGAAGACATCTGTGATTAGTATGTAAACGTCACTCCGGGAGAAAGTTATATCAAAATATAACAGAAGACTATAATAAAGAGGGGGAAAAGATATGAAAAAAGGAATTTCCTTTTTAGTATGTTTATCAATTTTTGTTTGTATTTTTGCAGCTGCAGGCGCTGTCAACACGTCAGCTGCAACAACACCGGCTTTTATTTACGGTGACGTTAATGGAGATAGAACCGTAGATGCTTTAGACCTTTCCTTGATGAAAATGTATTTACTTGGAACAATAACTACTTTCCCTAGTGACCAGGGAAAAAATGCTGCTGATGTTGATAAGAGTGGCTCTGTAGATTCACTTGATTTGTCAATGATTAAAAAATACCTGCTAGGTCAAGCAACTTTACCTGACCCTGATGTTGAACAACCACCTGTTCTTGAACCCATAACAATACCTGCATTTTCATCCTTGCAGGCAAATGCAAAACTTCCTGATCCATTTATGTATAAGACTGGAGCCAAAAAAGGTACTCGTATTACAACAAAGAGCCAGTGGGAACAACGTCGTTATGAAATCAGTCAATTGGCCCAGGCCTTTGAATACGGAGTAAAACCGGGTAAGCCCGAATCAGTTACTGCTTCATACAGCAGCAACAAAATTACTATAACATGTAAACAAGGCAGTAAAACAATATCATTTGCATGTTCAATCCAATACCCTACTACAGGTAAGGCTCCATATCCAGCAATGATAGGTGTAAATATGAATACTCTTAATACCAGTGAAATACTTAAACTGGGAGTTGCTTTGATTACTCTTCCTGCTGATGAAATTGCACAGGAAGTTGACGGAAGCTCAAGAGGAAAAGGAAAGTTCTTTGATCTTTACGGAAGTACATACGATGCCGGAGCATTGATTGCATGGGCATGGGGTACTGACCGTCTTATTGATGCACTTGAAATGACACCTGCAGCCAATATAAATCCAACAAAATTAGGTGTAACAGGCGGTTCACGTAACGGAAAGGGTGCACTTGCAATTGGTGCATTCGATGAGAGAATCGCTCTCACCATTCCTCAGGAATCAGGTAACGGAGGAGCTTCTGGTTGGAGAACAGCTGATGCTCAGATGGCAGCAGGACAGAACGTTCAGACACTTTCAGAAATTGTTGGTGAGAACGTTTGGTTTGCAAAGGCTCTAAACCAATTTGTTAATAATACAACAAAACTTCCTTATGACCATCATGAAATAGAAGCTTTGTGTGCACCTAGAGGATTGCTTGTTATAGAAAATCCAGATTTTGAATGGTTAGGCAATTTCAGCTGCTGGAACACTGCAACAGCAGGCCGTATGATATACCAAGCTCTTGGAGTACAGGACAACATGGGTTATTCCTCAATAGGCGGACACGGACATTGCCAGTTCCCTGCATCACAGCAGCCAGAAGTAACAGCATTTATTCAGAAATTCCTGCTTGGTCAAAACGTAAGCACCAATGTATTCAGGTCAGACAAAACATATACTTTTGACAAGGCAAGATGGGTTGATTGGACTGTACCAACCCTTCAGTAAATCTTACTCATTTAAGTTTAAATAAGATAAAAGGCATGGAGGACTTAATATCTTTCATGTCTTTTATTTATACTTAAAATAATTACAAAAAAACTTGACAAACGTAAAATATGTAATATAATGGTTGTGTTAGTAAATTCTAATTTGTTTTTGTCTTTATATTTTCTTTTAAAAATTTAAAATCTATTGGAGATATTTCATGGCACTCATAAAACTCTTAATTATTGATGACGACAATGAGTATTCAATCAACTTATGTAATTTTCTTACTCATAGTTACTCAGAAACTTTTGCGGTATACTACTGCAGAGATCACAATGACATTAATAATAATATAAAAAAAATTGCCCCCAATGTTATACTTTCTTCAGAAAAATACTACAGTGAAATAAAAAAACATACTAATATTGATTTAATTCTATTATCATCTTTAAAAAACCCTGAAACAACAAGTGAGACCGATTACATATACAAATACAAAGATGTTAATCAAATTGCGGTGGAAATAATAAATATACATACCACAACAGGAAATAAAATATATAGCACCGGGGGAAAGAATACTAAAGTGATTTCAGTTTTTTCAGCTGCCGGAACTGTAGGTAAAACTTCTTTGGCATTGGCAGTTAGCAGTATATGTTCATTCACAGGTCTATCAGTCTTTTACCTGAATCTGGAGCAATTCCAATCAACCGGTATCTTTTTTAACGGTAATACTCAGTATTCCTTTTCTGATATTATATATTTTGCCAAGGAAAAGGATAAAAACCTTGTAACAAAAATCCCTGCTATCTGTTCCAGAGAAAATGATTCAGGTGTCTACTATTTTAGTCAGACAAACAATGTATTTGACATAAAAGAAATGCTGCCGGAGGATATTGACTTTATTGTTTCTGCTATAAAAGACTGTGGATATTATGACCTTGTAATGATAGATATGGATTCACAGCTTAATGAAAACACAATGAAGGTTTTTGAAAAGTCCGATGAAATTCTGTACGTTATAACAAAGGAAGAAAGTTGTTTACATAAAACTAAGCTGTTTATTAACAGCATAGATATACTTTCAAAAAGCTTTCAAAATAAAGCTTTATTGAAAAATAAAATAAAATATATTGCAAACAAAGTATCTCAACAGGCTCTCCTGTCTGATAAATTCTGTCTTGAGCAGGAGCTCATGTCCCAAATCGTTTACGATTCTGATTTCCCTTCTTTAAATAACCTTTCCAAATTCAACGGAGGGTCTGAAATGATACTTAATTCATTCAGAGATATCGCGGGAAGATATACAAAACATAAAATGGAGGGTACGGTGTGAAACAGGAACTCATCAATGAAATAAAAGCCTCAATTAATGAAAAAATTGACTTAAAGAGGAATTTCACAGATCACGAGATTAGTGAGTTAGTAGTCCGTACTGTATTGGATAAATCCAAACAAGTTTTTCTGAATACGGTTGAAAAAAAGCAAATAATTGAAGCCGTTTTTAATTCTCTGCGCAGGTTGGATATATTACAGCCCATTCTCGACGATAATGAGGTAACAGAAATAATGATCAACGGCCCTAACAATATATTTGTTGAAAAGAAAGGAAAAATAAGCCGCCTTGAAATTTCCTTTGAATCCCAGCAAAAATTGGAAGATATTATACAGATAATGGTAACAGCGGTAAACAGGACAGTGAACGAATCAAATCCTATTGTTGATGCCAGATTAAAGGATGGGTCAAGGCTTAACGTAGTACTTTCTCCTATTGCATTGAATGGCCCTATTGTAACTATAAGAAAATTCCCAGGGCAACCCATTGATATGGAAAGCCTTATTGAATTAGGATCTTTGACCGTTGAGGCAGCGGAGGCACTAAAAATGCTGGTAACGGCAAAATATAACATCTTTGTGGCAGGTAGTACCGGTTCCGGAAAAACAACTTACCTCAATGCACTTTCAAACTTTATACCAATAGATGAAAGAATAATAACTATTGAAGATTCTGCGGAACTTCAAATAACAAATATATCAAATCTTGTGAGTCTTGAAACCAGAAATGCGAATGTAGAGGGAAGAGGAGAAATAACTATAAAAAATCTTATAAAAACAGCCTTACGAATGAGACCAAATCGTATAATCGTTGGAGAGGTAAGGGGTGAGGAAGCAATAGATATGCTGGCTGCAATGAATACAGGGCATGACGGATCACTTAGTACGGGACATGCAAATTCTACTCAAGATATGTTTTCACGACTGGAAACAATGATTCTGAGTGCTGCAATTTTACCACTGGAGGCTGTAAGAAAACAGATAGCTTCGGCGATAGATATTATCATATTTCTTTCAAGGCTTAGGGACGGGTCCAGACGTACAATGGAGATTTCAGAAGTATTAGGAATAGAAAATGGATTAGTAAAACTAAACCCGCTATTTATATTTGAAGAAACATTTCAAAAAGATCAAAAAGCCATTAATACTGTCTCAGGAAGCTTGAAAAGAACATTAAATCCATTAATTAATAAACATAAAATGATAAATTCGGGGATTTATGATGATTTTTAGGAGGGATTTCAGTGGTTGATTATAACGAATATTCGATTCCACTTCAAATAAAATTATTATATGCACTATCAGCTGCAGCGGTTGTCTTTGCCGTTTCTTACATGTTTTACAGGAGCATTGTTATTTCAATGGTAATAAGCCCGTTAGGTATATTTTACTTGAAGTACAAAAGAAAGCAGATAATACATAAAAGAAAAAGAGAACTTAATTTGCAGTTTAAGGATTTACTCATATCTCTAGCCTCTTCTTTGTCAGCAGGAAAACCTTTGGAAAAGTCTTTTGTAGGAGCCCTTTCAGACCTCTATGTTTTATATCCCAGCGATGATGCACATATAGTTCGGGAAACGAAAATAATTATTAATAA
This region of Clostridium sp. BNL1100 genomic DNA includes:
- a CDS encoding ATPase, with translation MALIKLLIIDDDNEYSINLCNFLTHSYSETFAVYYCRDHNDINNNIKKIAPNVILSSEKYYSEIKKHTNIDLILLSSLKNPETTSETDYIYKYKDVNQIAVEIINIHTTTGNKIYSTGGKNTKVISVFSAAGTVGKTSLALAVSSICSFTGLSVFYLNLEQFQSTGIFFNGNTQYSFSDIIYFAKEKDKNLVTKIPAICSRENDSGVYYFSQTNNVFDIKEMLPEDIDFIVSAIKDCGYYDLVMIDMDSQLNENTMKVFEKSDEILYVITKEESCLHKTKLFINSIDILSKSFQNKALLKNKIKYIANKVSQQALLSDKFCLEQELMSQIVYDSDFPSLNNLSKFNGGSEMILNSFRDIAGRYTKHKMEGTV
- a CDS encoding phosphoribosylformylglycinamidine synthase, with the protein product MKSTVKRLFVVKKHPYDVEAQGLLKDLRETLGIKSLNSLKIVNRYDVEGISDSEYQLARNTIFSEPTVDFAYDEEYEIPSECRAFAVEYLPGQYDQRADSAAQCIQLLTQGDRPDINTARVIVLEGSINEEEFNSIKKYYINPVESREAKLAKPETLKSQAEQPEDVSTLDGFISMDEKQLSELLREMGFAMSFDDIVFCQSYFKNTEKRDPSVTEMRMIDTYWSDHCRHTTFLTCIDSVKFEKGRFTEIIEETYKDYIEKREDIYKERNDKDICLMDVALMAMKALKKQGKLNDLDLSDEINACSIVVNADVNGKNEEWLVMFKNETHNHPTEIEPFGGAATCLGGAIRDPLSGRVYVYQAMRVTGSGDPRTKLEDTIQGKLPQKKITTGAALGYSSYGNQIGLATGQVAEIYDEGYVAKRMEIGAVIGAAPRKNVVRVQPEAGDKIVLLGGRTGRDGCGGATGSSKAHTEESLMTCGAEVQKGNAPTERKIQRLFRNPDVSTLIKRCNDFGAGGVSVAIGELADGLEINLDAVPKKYEGLDGTELAISESQERMAVVVEACDVEKFIAHAAEENLEAVVVAEVKAEPRLKMSWRGNQIVDLSREFLNSNGAKQRIDIEISAPKEITYFDECNEIEIDSIKEYWVKNLQNLNRCSQKGLIERFDSTIGANTVLMPFGGKTQLTPAEGMAAKLPLMEGDTTTGTLMSFGYNPDISKWSPFHGAVYAVVESIAKIVAMGGDYSKARLTLQEYFEKPGKDAKRWGKPLSALLGAYYAQMKLGTAAIGGKDSMSGSFMDMDVPPTLVSFAVNTVNVENVVSNEFKAVGSKVVLLKVKLDDNMLPDFDELDKVYSRVNKLAKEKAILSASSVRSGGIAEIISKMAFGNMIGFKLEGIGDVSLLFKPFYGSLILEIPENIDLTKVLEGLRYTVLGVTTGNSEININGTLIELNELASKWQEPLEKVFPTRVTEEQKNVVAYSYEAKTKVKPSVKLAKPRVFIPVFPGTNCEYDTRKVFENTGGIVETLVIKNMTHNDIEESIKRMETLIDNSQIIMIPGGFSAGDEPEGSGKFIATAFRNPVVSEAVMKLLKNRDGLVLGICNGFQALVKLGLLPFGEIREIDEACPTLTFNTIGRHQSSLVKTRIASNLSPWLNNVKVGDIHTVAISHGEGRFTASSDVLAALEANGQIATQYVDLDGKPTYDISYNPNGSINAIEGITSPDGRVFGKMGHSERIGTNLYKNVPGEKDQKIFQAGIEYFG
- a CDS encoding sugar phosphate isomerase/epimerase family protein; the encoded protein is MKISFSTLGCPGWSWEDMLSTAKDIGFDGIEVRGIGNELYVPKEKHFSNDNIELTKKKLTKIGLELPCLTSACFLFDKANIDKHIKEGIDYIDLAQKLGTPYVRVLGDAQPQPSEIDIDFVAESLKILAVEAKGKGVKLLVETNGVFADSKVMKALLNKVNSDSVGVLWDIHHPVRFFNESLEYTYSNLKEHICFVHIKDSIVVDGTIKYKMTGYGDIPVKAAVELLKENGYNGYVSLEWVKRWCLDLEEPGIVFAHFAGYMKSII
- a CDS encoding dockerin type I repeat-containing protein; amino-acid sequence: MKKGISFLVCLSIFVCIFAAAGAVNTSAATTPAFIYGDVNGDRTVDALDLSLMKMYLLGTITTFPSDQGKNAADVDKSGSVDSLDLSMIKKYLLGQATLPDPDVEQPPVLEPITIPAFSSLQANAKLPDPFMYKTGAKKGTRITTKSQWEQRRYEISQLAQAFEYGVKPGKPESVTASYSSNKITITCKQGSKTISFACSIQYPTTGKAPYPAMIGVNMNTLNTSEILKLGVALITLPADEIAQEVDGSSRGKGKFFDLYGSTYDAGALIAWAWGTDRLIDALEMTPAANINPTKLGVTGGSRNGKGALAIGAFDERIALTIPQESGNGGASGWRTADAQMAAGQNVQTLSEIVGENVWFAKALNQFVNNTTKLPYDHHEIEALCAPRGLLVIENPDFEWLGNFSCWNTATAGRMIYQALGVQDNMGYSSIGGHGHCQFPASQQPEVTAFIQKFLLGQNVSTNVFRSDKTYTFDKARWVDWTVPTLQ
- a CDS encoding CpaF family protein, whose translation is MKQELINEIKASINEKIDLKRNFTDHEISELVVRTVLDKSKQVFLNTVEKKQIIEAVFNSLRRLDILQPILDDNEVTEIMINGPNNIFVEKKGKISRLEISFESQQKLEDIIQIMVTAVNRTVNESNPIVDARLKDGSRLNVVLSPIALNGPIVTIRKFPGQPIDMESLIELGSLTVEAAEALKMLVTAKYNIFVAGSTGSGKTTYLNALSNFIPIDERIITIEDSAELQITNISNLVSLETRNANVEGRGEITIKNLIKTALRMRPNRIIVGEVRGEEAIDMLAAMNTGHDGSLSTGHANSTQDMFSRLETMILSAAILPLEAVRKQIASAIDIIIFLSRLRDGSRRTMEISEVLGIENGLVKLNPLFIFEETFQKDQKAINTVSGSLKRTLNPLINKHKMINSGIYDDF